The window GCCTGCTATTGGAAACATGGTGGCGGATGCTTTCTATTGGTATGCCAAAAAACTCTCTCGCGAAGTTGATAACAGCCAAAGACTTGTATTAACAGATGAAGGTGTGGCTATCCCTAAAGATCGCATTATTGGTGCTTCCAGCTACCAAAATACAGGGAAATTTAAATATAACGAGTATATGACCTTGTCTGCTCTGACGGACCACTATCCCAATCCGGAGCCGTTTGCTGTTCGTCGCATTACCGGACAACAGTTGACTGATTATATTCGTGAAAATCTGGTCTATTGGGATGCCAGCGGAGAGGTGGTGGTATCTTTTGCCTTCTCGCATAATTTGCGCGCCGTCATCAGTGGTATTAAGACCGAACGACAAGCCAATGGCAAAATGAAAGTGACTGCTGCGAAAGTGGATGTGTATGTGTTGACAGGCGCCGAAGGCGAGAGAAAGTACACTCCTATTGAATTAGATGGTACTTATTATTTGGCGATGCCGCATCACATGATGGTAGGTCTTTATGAAGCCAGCGGTTTTGCCAATACGGAAAGATATGGAGACTATACCGCCATTTATAAAGAAGAAAAACTTTCCTTCTCTGACGTAATGGAATCTTTCTTCAGAACGGCCAGTGCCAGTAGAGCCAGTAAACGTCCTGAAAGCATGACTCCGCGTAAATGGTATCGTTCACAGGCCCTGCCCATTGATGTGAAGCCTAACCATGTGCCTTTCCGAGAATATTACATCACTGATGAAAATGGGGCACGTACGATTATAGAAGAATCACAAATTCATTGGGTTAAAAACAGACCGTATCAGAAAATTGATCTGGGCGGACGTCATATTCTGGTACCGGTGCAGTCTATCCCTGTTTTTGAAACACATGCCGGCCGTATCTTAAATGCAGATAATGCTCTGCCGGGTGGTGTCTTGCCCGATAAGGCCACACTGGATGCTCTTTACTCCGGTGAACTGTCTTGGGGTGACGTGTTCGGAGATGGAGAAGCAGGTGCAGCAGGCCAAACAGGGGGAGCCGTGTCAGAGACAGGTGCTGCACAAACCCCCATCGCTGGGACTGTGGCGCAAGCAGGCGAGGTGCAAGCAGCCTCCAGCCAAAATAAACTTGGGGACAAGATACTAGGCAGTGGCATCTTGCAAGTTGTTATGGTGGCCGGTGCGGCATTGGGGCTTTCCCTTTTAGATGCATTAACACCTGGTACCGGTCTGTTGGCGGCGGCTGTTTTGCCCATCGGTTTTAAGGCATCTTCTAACAAGCAATCCTTTGTTATTAATCCGTCTACTGATACTGATAACGTGGCCATGATTGGTTTAGGTACTGGGGATAAAAAAGATTGGCTGCAAAATAACCGTACTCTTAAACGAGAGCGCATGGACGAAATGTGGGCCGCCATCCCGACGGATATTAAGCAATCCATTCCCAAAAAATTCTCTTTGTATAGAGGAATGTTTTTACATTCTTTGAATGATTTGGACAACATTTTGGCCAATGGTTTGCAATTAACCAAATCCTTGCCGCATGAAGCCATTTTCTTTCAAGCAAGTTTTAGTAATTTTAATGGCGGCGTTAAAACAGATAATCCAGTCCTGTTTTATGCTACGGAAGCATTTAAAGGCATACCATTATTGGTAATGATGAAGAACGGTACTGAAAACATCGCAGTTCGCCATGATTTAATTGATTCGTATAGATTGGTACCGCAAGATATTTCTCCTGAAAAATTTGTCACTTTTGCCTATTTGCGCCACAATGGTGTGAAAGGTTGGTATCAAGTAGCAAAAGCAGATAACGGTCAAATTTTGGCTACGCCTATAACTGACTACTTTGAAAATGACGCTAAGAAATTACCTCAGGCTACTCCAAATAATCAAAGTTTTGCCCAAACATTAGGTAATTTTATACAAAATAACAAATTCTCTACTTTACTGGTTGCTGGGGTAGGGGTAGCATGGGGGTTTGGCCTTCTGGATGCTCTATCCGCCGGTATTAGCTTGTTGCCGATAGTCCTTTCTTCTCTTTTCAATGCTAAGTCTTCGCCCAAATCTTCTATACTGAAGACTTTGACTATTTCTGTTGATGATACAAAAAACGTATTAATGCCCCTTTCCTTTTTTACGCAAAAAGAAATGGACGCTTGGTATGCCTTAAATCCTCAATACAAGAATAGATATGAGCAAGGATTTGGCACCAAACAAGACTTGGAAAATACTTTCCTGCTTAATCAAAGAACGGAAAAAATGTTGGGGGTGGGATATAATTTTGAAAATTATTTAAAGGATAATTTTTATCACTATGCCAGCGTGCAGGGAAGAAACTTGAATTTGACGAAAGTTCGTGATATTCTGCTTCGTGGATTGGATACAAAAACTCCGGTTGGAGGCTTGTTTACTGCTGATTTAGAGAGTGTACCATTTGTTCTGGCGGTAAAACATAGTGCAAAAGGTAAATTTGGTGCTGGCGAAATATTACAGGAATCTTTATCTCCGAAAGACTTTACTGCCTTTGCTTTTTTACGCGGTGGATGGGATCTGGATATGGATTGGTATCAAATTTCCGTTAATAAAAATGGTGAAATTGTGGCGGTACCTGCTGAAAGATATTTCATGAATCTGCAATCTCGCAACAATTCCCCCCTCCGCCAAGCAGTTAAGTTAGCGCAAGAGGCGGTTGGGCAAATATCTTCTAAAGTAGTTTCCGGTTGGAAAACCTTTAAGCAGAAATTTGCTACTACTGCTTATTTAAATCCTGCTACTGATACGGATAAAGTGGCCTTGCCGTATATAAACCCCTCTCTTTCGTGGGATGTTGCTGTCGGTTCTCCAATGGCGCAAGAGATGCAACGGGCTCATGCTATGTTTGAGGCTATCCCCGCTACCATCAATGAACAGATGCTTGCTAAGTATTTCTCCTTGCATACAGGAGCTTTGGCGCCGTCTTTAACTGAGTTAAAAGGTATTTTAACCAAAGGAATTGAATCCTCTAAAATTCCTTATCAATCGGTTTTTAGTGATGAGTTGTTATTTGAGCAGAACCCCGTATTTCTTTCCGCATCTAGTTGGTTAAAAGGAATCCCCGTTTTGGCTATGATCAAGAAAGATTCCTCTTTTGCTACGTTATCTGCTGAAAAATATCAAGGTAATTCATATGTGTTGGAACAAGGAATGGATATACCGGCCGATCAATTTGTGGCTTTTGCTTATTTAAATCAAAACGGGGTTTCCGGTTGGTATCAGGTGGCTAATGGAGATAATGGGAAAATTGTTGCTACGCCTATGGCTAAATACTTTGCCTCTTTGGAACGCCAAAATTTTACCACAGGCCAAAAAATAGTTAACTTCTTGAAAAATAATAAATTGGCTTCCTTTCTTTTAGTTGGTAGTGCCGTAGCAGTAGGACTGGGCCTTTTAGATGTTATGACTGCTGGTACAGGTATTTTTACGGCGGCTATTTTGCCGGTAGGCCTTAGATCTGCTGCGGATCGGAAACGGCTAGAGACAAATGTGAACGTAGCCGTAAAATCCGTATCGGACAAGATGTTCTCTCAACCATTAAATGTACCCGTTGGAAAGCATGTGTCTGATGTATTAATGGATCAAGTGTTGCGTTCGTTAAAAAATATTCCCATCAGACAAGACAGCAAAGAGTTGTTAGCGGCTCAAGTAGGGAAGGAATTAAGCCAAAAACTCCCCCACGCCACTCGTTTTACGGCCGCTTCGGATAAATATAGTTTTATTTCCGGTGAGGCTCGCTCGCCCAAAGGTCTTTTAAAAGCCATTCCTAACGAGATGAAGGCCGGAGCGGACTTATATCGCGGTTTAAGAATATTTGATTTAGAGGATATTCAAAATATTTTAACTACCGGTTTGAAAGTCAGCCAAACTCGTTCTAGTTTGAAAAGAAATTATTTGAGCTCTGATATTTCTTCGGCGGTGCTCTATTCAATGCAAAACCCGCATATTTGGAGCGATTTCCGCCAATATGACAAAGAAAGTGCGGATCAACACGCTATTCCTGTAATTGTTGGGATGAAACAAACCGACAAGATAAATGTTTCTTCTCAAGGGGATGAACAGGTTGGCATTACTTCTCAGGATATTCCTGCTTCCGAACTTAGTTTTGTAGCAGCCTACATGACTATTAACGGAAATACCGGTTGGTATAAATTAGCCATAGATAATGGAGAAATGGTGGCAATGCCGTTCTCTACTAAGCAAGAATTTATAACAAATGGCCTATGGCATCAAGTGCAGGATGGCGGTGCACTCGCTGCGCAACATTCTTCTAAAGAAAAAACCTTTCAATCCATCTCAAAAACTGTATCTAACTTCTTTAAAAAGAATAAATTAGCCAGCTTCGTTTTAATGGCCTTAGGTCTTGGATTTTTAGATGCCTTGTTGAGCGGTACCGGCTTATTGACAATGGCTATAGTACCTTTTGGCTTTACCGGTCTTGATGAAGAAGGGTTGGATATCTTAAAAGAAGAACAGGCCGTCAAAAGTGCCTATGCAACTACCTTTAACCAAGATTTACAAAGACATTTAGCCAATAGAGCCGCCGGAATTGAAGAAGCTAAAGAAGCACCCCTTTCTTTTGATGAAGTGGCCCCTGCTCCCATTCCGCAACCGGTATTATTACAGAAAAAGGCTCATGTTTTTAGAGCTCCTATTGAAAAAGTCGGAGGAGTAGGTGCTTTTGTAAATTGGTTGACGCGTTTGCATCCGAACAGAGCCAACAAAACAGTTGCAGTGCCTACAGCAGCCAGAAATACGACATCTACTGTATATATAAATGCCCCCATGCAAAATCTTAAAGATGCTCCGGAAATTTTGGATATGCCGAATACGAAAGAGGCTTTGCTCGCCACATATGCAAAGAATTTGCCAAAAGGTATATCTCCAAATGTTGCTAAGCAAACAGTTATTCTCAATTTTTCTGATTTGCATGGTTTGCCAGCAACCAGCGTTATACAGATTTTAGAAGCACATTGGGATGCTTTTGGCAGAGAGAATGTAATCGTAGTATCCGGCGGAGATATTGCTACCGGCGGTTATATTTTAAACGAACATTCTGAATTAGGGGCTTATATCTTATCTCATACAGATGCTGCCTTGTACGGAAATCATGAGTTTGACATGGCTAACGACTATGTGGCTAACTTGCTGACGCTTAAATCTTTTGGCTTATGGAGCACAAACATGGCCGAAAGCAAAGTGGGTAGCGGTCCTGCTATATTGGGCAATCAAGTGCGTATGTTTAAAGGGGTCATAGATACCTTGCCTTTTACGGTCAAAACTACTATCAACAAAGAAAGAGTGATGGTGGTTGGTCTGCCTAAGGCCGGATACGGCAATGTGTTTTATACCCAACCGGAGCAGGCCCATGCCTCTGTAAAAGAAACTTTAGATGTGGCTATTGCGTACGCAAAGCAGCATCCGGTAGATCATATTATTATAGTGGCACATGAAGCATTAAATGACCATAGAGCCGATACTCGCTCTAAAGAGATTGCAAGTGCTTTAGCAGCTGCTCCTGAAAATATACGCAAAATTGTACGCGTCGTCTATGAAGGACATTCGCACAAACCGCAAATGTGGGTGTCTGATACGGACAATATTTTGCATACTCAAGGCTCTGCAAAAGGCGAGGCTACCAATGGCATCGTGGGAACGGTGCTCTATCGTGTTCCGGGTCGTGCTACTTATGTTTCCACTCAACTGTGGAATTCTACAGACGGGGCTATGCAAGCCCCTGTACCGGGTACGGCTGCACATATTTATAATACCATTGAAAAACAATTAGAAAATATGCATGGTGGTTTAGATAAACCTTTTGCCTTATTTACCGAGCCACTTGCACGCTTTAAAGATGAACCTAATAAAGGCTCTGCTGAAAACGGATATATCAATTATCACGATAATTCCGCCAGCAACTTTATGGCTGATGCCGAACGTAATGCCATCAAACAAAAGATTAGGATTTCTCCCATGACCGGTGTGGCGGAACTGATGGATCACGGATTAGGATCTGCGCCGGTGGCTATTGATAAATATCAGGTAATTGGCGCTGCTAGTAAAGATAACTCCGGTAAAGTGCCCTACAAAGGTGCCATGACTTTGCGTTTGTTGAGTGAACACTTTCCTAATCCGGAGCCAACTTCTTTGGCCAGAACGACCGGTTTGGGATTTATAGAATTGGTGAAGAATAATATTTCTATCATTGATGGAAAGATTGTTCCTACATTCTATTTTTCCCACAATGTTCGTATTGCTTATGATGTGGAAATTGGTACCCGACAAGTCAAAAAAATTGTAAAAGAAAAAGTGAATGGGAAAGAAGTAGCAGTAGAGAAAGAAGTGTCGGAAACATATCCGGTAGTACATGACGTGCATGTGTATATGTTGGGCTACGATGATAAATACACCCCCATTGATGAAGAAGGTATTTATTATTTGGCTATGCCGGACCATATGAGAGTAGGCTGGTACGAAGGAAAAGATATTCCTTTCTTCTTAGATAAGAATCCTGTTTATATTGAAGGGTTGGACCGTATGTCTACTACGATGCAAAAGTTTATGCAATCGGCCCCCGTTCAATTAGCTCAGAAGATACGCTTACATCCGCCTCATTGGTATGAAAATCAATTGGCTCCTGTCAGACCAATGGTTTCTGATGTGGATAACCCGATGAACTTGCCGGTGTTTGCTCCGCGCTATGGCCGTATGTTAGATTTGCGCTCTCTGCCTTTCATCCCGACCAAAGAGCAGTTAGATGCCTTATACGCTGGAGAATTGGAATATGGCGACGTGTTTGGGGATGAAGATGTGGGCCCTATTTCTGCATTACCTCATCTTAATTTAGGAGGAACTCCTGCCGGAGCATCGGCAGGAGTTTCCGCATCTGCTACGCAACTGACGGAGTTGGTGTTTAAGATCAGATATCTGCTGATGGATCCGAGTATACCGACAAATCAACTGGAACGTCTTGTCCAAATATTCCAATTTTTACGCAGGTATGCCAATAGTGTTTCTCAATCTCAATTAAATGAATTTAGAAAATACGTGCAACAAATTACGGCCACATCCAAAAAACCTCATGCGGTGATGTGGTTAGGGCCCGGATTTGCTTTTAACGATTTGGAGATGGCTATGAGCAGTTATGCCGGTGCGTTTAATATGGTGATACGGGCCAACCGTCAATTACAGGATATTTTTCAAGCCATAAAACCCAAACAAGAAAACACCCTTATCTTATACGGTCATGGTGCGATTGATCAGTGGCCGTCTGTCGAGCAGCGCACTTGGCTCTCCGTTATGGGTAAAGACTCAATTGTATCTTTAGAAGATCTTTTAAGAGGTCTTGCCAAAACGAAATCTTCTTTTACCAACATAGTACTGCCCACCTGTTTAACGGGCCAAGTGGTGGAGGATTGGGCTCGTATTTCGCGTGAACATCCGGAATTAACGCGCAATGTGGCTATTTTTACATTGGGTTCTCGTTATCTAAACACACATCCGATGTACTTCCGTGCCGGTTCTTATCTTAATTCTGCTCAAGGCAGCATCATGCGCGCTTGGTTTAACATGTTGGCCGCTAATGGAGATGGTATTGCTAACAGAGTGATTGCCAATGGCAAAGTAATTGAACCTTTGAAATTGGCTATTAAAAAGGCCAATGAAATGATTTCCTCTGCTAGTGCAGAAGAAGTGCAACAGTTAACTAATCTGCGCGATGAAATAGTTTCTTTAAAGAAAATTGCCGATGCCAGCAATCCGCGCGAACTTTATAAAGCACTTCTTAATCACGAACGTGCCTATCCGGGCAAGGTGGACAATTTGCACAAATGGATGCCGGTCATCGGCAATCAAATAATGGATACAAACCAACGGCCGTTTAGTTTTGGAAGATTGCCTCAAAGTTTTACTTGGGGTATCGAACGTTGGGCTGTGGAAATACCGGTACCGTTTGTTCATTTAGACAGAAATACGGTTGATTTCATCAGCCAAGTGGCCTTGGAGGCTTATGAAGCAGCCTTGCCTCTTAACGCGACCTCTGACAAAAAAAGACAACGGTAATAGAAAGTGTGGTGCAACCGCTAAAAAACCGGTTATCTTGTTATAAATATAAAATAAAGACCCCCGCTATTTGCGGGGGTTTTTGACTCTTGATTTTCGGTCACGCGCTCGAAGAAAAAATATTTAAAAAAAGATGGTACTTTTACGTAAAATCTGCTAGAATGAAAGAGATGTTTTATTTTATCTTACAAGAGGACAATTATGGACGGAAATACAACCAAAAAGCCCGTAGTAGTCGGTATCGGTGAACTACTGTGGGACGTTTTCCCCACCGGCAAAGTAGCCGGCGGTGCGCCGATCAACTTTGTATATCATGCTACTCAATTGGGTTCTGAAGGTCACGCCATCAGTGCCGTAGGTAATGATCTTTTCGGTACGGAGATTATCCAAGAGTTAGAAAAAAATAATATTGCCTACCTCTGCGAAACCATTTCTTACCCCACCGGTAGTGTAAAAGTAGAACTTAAAAATGGGCAACCCAGCTATACCATCATTGAAGATGTTGCTTGGGACCATATCCCCCTCTCTCAAAAAGCCATTGAACTGGTAAAAAAAGCCGACGCTGTCTGCTTTGGTACTTTGGCCTTACGCAACAATGATTCTAAAGAAACCGTAGAAACTTTGGTCGGTTATGCTCCTGCCAATGCCTTGCGCTTCTTTGATATCAACTTGCGCCAACACTATTACAGCAAAGAACTGATTGAAGAACTTTTGGGCAAAGCCAATGTTTTCAAAATCAATGATGACGAAATTAAAGTCATTAAAGAAATGTTTAACTTGGAAGGCTCTGAAGACGATATCTGCAAATGGTTCTTGGAAAAATACAATTTGCGCTATGTCGTGTTAACGGCTGGCGATAAATATAGCGTCATTTACTCCCCCACCGAAGTATCCCGCATTGACACCCCCAAAGTGCAAGTGGCCGATACCGTTGGCGCGGGTGATGCTTTCTCCGGTGCTTTTGTAGCCGGCATTTTAGCGGGTAAATCCTTGCGCGAATCTCATGAACAAGCCGTCAAAACGGCAGCTTTCGTGTGCACCAAAACCGGCGCATGGCCTGCTTATAATTAATAAGGAGAATGTATGACTGAGAAGAAAGAATCTTCATTAGTTGTAAAATTAGTACCGGTAATGCTGGCGTTCTTTGCCATGGGTTTCGTGGATTCCGTCGGCACCGCTACCAACTACGTAAAGGAAAGTTTCGGTTTGTCTAACACCGTAGCTAACCTCTGCCCTTCTATGGTGTTTTTCTGGTTCTTGGTATGTTCCGTTCCTACGGGCATGCTGATGAACAAAATCGGCCGCCGCAAAACGGTGCTTATCAGCTTGGGTGTCACCATTGCTGCTTTGGTCCTTCCGTTGTTGTCTTATAATTTTGCGACCATGATGATTGCCTTTGCCTTGTTAGGTATCGGTAATGCTTTGATGCAGGTTTCTTTGAACCCCTTAGTGTCCAACATCGTAAGCGGAGATAAACTCGCCAGCTTTATGACCTTTGGTCAGTTCGTAAAAGCCATTGCTTCTTTTATCGCCCCGATTTTGGCCGCTTGGTTTGCTGCCAAATATCAAAATTGGGCTTTGATGTACGGTTTGTTTGCCATCGAAGGCGTTATTGCTTTCATCCTCTTGGCTAAAGAAGACATCAAAGAAGAAGAAATCACCGGCAAACCTTCCACCTTTACGGAATGTTTAGCCTTGTTGGGCAACGGCACCATCTTGTTGTGCTTTGTGGGTATTATGTGCCACGTAGGTATTGACGTAGGTACCAACACCGCCGCTCCGCAAATCTTGATGGATCGTTTAGGTTGGCCTTTGGAAAAAGCCATCTATGCCACCAGCATTTACTTCATGTTCCGCACCATCGGTTGTTTCTCCGGTTCTTTCTTGTTGGCTAAATTGCCGGCGAAAGTGGTGTTCGGCGTGAGCGTATTCTTTATGTTGGCTGCTATGGGCGGTTTATTTGTGTTCCAAAGCCAATGGCCGCTTTACGTATGTATTGCTTTGATCGGTTTGGGCAACTCCAACATCTTCCCGATCATCTTCTCTCAAGCCTTGCTCCAATTACCGGAAAAGAAAAACGAAGTGTCCGGTTTGATGATTATGGGCTTAGTAGGTGGTACGGTATTCCCGTTGTTGATGGGTTTTGCCTCTGATGCTATGGGTTCTCAAGTCGGCTCTGTAGCCGTCATGACGGTAGCCGTAGTGTACTTGTTGTGCTTGGTTGCTAAAATCAAGAAAATTGCCTAATTTGTTTAGGGATAAAAACCCCGCCTTTTAGGTGGGGTTTTTTGTTTTAAGATGTTTTTGTTAATAAAAAAGATATTAGGACTTGACTTGTTTTTTTTTTTTGTTAAATTTTTTATATCAGGAAAAATTTAACAAAAAGGAGTTTTGGATATGAAAAAAATGTCTAAACGTAATGTCGGCGGTTTCACGCTGATTGAATTGTTAGTAGTAGTGTTAATTATCGGTATCTTGTCTGCGGTGGCTTTGCCACAATATCAAAAGACAGTGCTTAAAAGCCGTACCGCTGAAGCATGGGCGAATTTGAACTCAATAAATAAAGCAGTAAATGCTTATTGTTTGGAAAATCCGACGAGTTCTGGAGATTATAGTGAGATAAAAGATGTCTTGCCTATTGAAGTAGATGATTCTAATAATTTTTCTTATATCGGAAAGTTTTCATGTCGTGATATTACGAGGACTGATGGTGGTGTTTATGTTGGGGCAAACTATAATAAAGGCGGAAAGTCTTTTAAATTAGGGCTTGGACCGGGAGGAGAACGCTTTTGCGCCGGAAACAATTGTGGCGATTTAGGCTATGTTAAGTATGGTTTCTTTTCTAACGGACGTTGCCACTGTGGTGTAGGTAGTGGTAATTGCTACTACATGGATTAAATAATATTATGTAAAATCCCTAAATCAAAAATCCCCAAACTGTTGTTTGGGGATTTTTATATTTAATTTTTCT of the Elusimicrobiaceae bacterium genome contains:
- a CDS encoding pilin: MKKMSKRNVGGFTLIELLVVVLIIGILSAVALPQYQKTVLKSRTAEAWANLNSINKAVNAYCLENPTSSGDYSEIKDVLPIEVDDSNNFSYIGKFSCRDITRTDGGVYVGANYNKGGKSFKLGLGPGGERFCAGNNCGDLGYVKYGFFSNGRCHCGVGSGNCYYMD
- a CDS encoding MFS transporter; this translates as MTEKKESSLVVKLVPVMLAFFAMGFVDSVGTATNYVKESFGLSNTVANLCPSMVFFWFLVCSVPTGMLMNKIGRRKTVLISLGVTIAALVLPLLSYNFATMMIAFALLGIGNALMQVSLNPLVSNIVSGDKLASFMTFGQFVKAIASFIAPILAAWFAAKYQNWALMYGLFAIEGVIAFILLAKEDIKEEEITGKPSTFTECLALLGNGTILLCFVGIMCHVGIDVGTNTAAPQILMDRLGWPLEKAIYATSIYFMFRTIGCFSGSFLLAKLPAKVVFGVSVFFMLAAMGGLFVFQSQWPLYVCIALIGLGNSNIFPIIFSQALLQLPEKKNEVSGLMIMGLVGGTVFPLLMGFASDAMGSQVGSVAVMTVAVVYLLCLVAKIKKIA